A genomic window from Bacteroidota bacterium includes:
- a CDS encoding prolyl oligopeptidase family serine peptidase encodes HGSSDDNVHYQNTMRMVEALIEANKQFELFIYPDKDHGISGGNTRLHLYTKMTNFIEDNL; translated from the coding sequence TCACGGATCTTCTGATGATAATGTTCATTATCAGAATACAATGCGCATGGTAGAGGCATTAATAGAGGCAAATAAGCAATTCGAATTGTTTATTTACCCTGATAAAGATCACGGAATTAGTGGAGGTAATACAAGGCTACATTTGTATACTAAAATGACTAATTTTATTGAGGATAATTTGTAA
- a CDS encoding twin-arginine translocase TatA/TatE family subunit, whose product MINILNPVQLQQAGFMGGYEWILIAAVVLLLFGGKKIPELMKGLGGGIKEFKKATKDDEKDQDKIEDKEEK is encoded by the coding sequence ATGATAAATATATTAAACCCAGTACAGCTTCAACAAGCAGGTTTTATGGGAGGCTATGAATGGATCTTAATAGCCGCTGTAGTTTTACTGTTATTCGGAGGAAAGAAAATCCCTGAGCTTATGAAAGGTCTTGGTGGCGGAATTAAAGAATTTAAGAAAGCTACTAAAGATGACGAGAAAGATCAGGATAAAATTGAAGATAAAGAGGAAAAATAA
- a CDS encoding S8 family serine peptidase, which translates to MRSSKIITLALITMLLFACEKNEVFKNDSPEKDGISLKKASTNNSFLVISKTNKLPNNLKKAIATANGSVINTISELGIAAVESNDPHFKAKAAKIKGIGAVVPNLKSQYLDPDEKKESIEVDFANPPVSGDDDFLFDLQWGHDAVDAPEAWEAGYRGNGVLVGVLDTGFDLEHPDLAPNISGLSMDFTGQGLQYTLPDVFSHGTHTAGTIAAADNAFGTIGIAPEAELVLIKVLNDEGSGYLFDILNGIMYAALVDVDVINMSIGSSFEKSGNVDDGYTARDAAWYKNIYGRAITFAYQRGTTVITSAGNAATDYDHSADLMHLPSGAAHALSISATAPVGWAADPSTNLDVFAGYSNYGQSAIDFAAPGGNWDYWYEVGYAPCTVIGITRYCFVFDYVFSTGGNGGWYWSVGTSMAAPHATGVAALIIGKNGGSMEPGEVKEALKASADDLGKPGNDDFYGQGRVNAFRAVTE; encoded by the coding sequence ATGAGATCTTCAAAAATTATTACTCTGGCCTTGATAACTATGTTATTGTTCGCCTGTGAAAAAAACGAAGTTTTTAAAAATGACTCTCCTGAAAAAGATGGTATTTCACTAAAAAAAGCTTCAACCAACAATTCCTTCTTAGTTATCTCTAAGACTAATAAATTACCGAACAACTTAAAGAAAGCTATAGCTACTGCAAATGGTTCGGTAATAAACACTATTTCTGAGCTTGGAATAGCTGCAGTTGAATCAAATGATCCGCATTTTAAAGCAAAAGCAGCTAAAATAAAAGGAATAGGAGCTGTTGTTCCTAATTTAAAGTCTCAATATCTCGATCCTGATGAAAAAAAGGAAAGCATTGAGGTAGATTTTGCTAATCCGCCTGTTAGTGGTGATGATGACTTTTTATTTGACTTGCAATGGGGGCATGATGCTGTTGACGCACCCGAAGCATGGGAAGCAGGTTATAGAGGTAATGGTGTATTAGTAGGAGTACTTGATACCGGATTTGATCTTGAACATCCTGATTTAGCACCAAACATTTCTGGTTTAAGTATGGATTTTACCGGACAAGGTTTACAGTACACTTTACCTGATGTATTTAGCCATGGAACGCATACAGCAGGCACAATAGCCGCTGCAGATAATGCTTTTGGAACAATTGGTATTGCACCGGAAGCAGAATTAGTTTTGATTAAAGTACTTAATGATGAAGGTTCTGGCTATTTGTTTGATATACTTAATGGTATAATGTATGCTGCATTAGTAGATGTAGATGTTATTAACATGAGTATTGGTTCATCATTTGAGAAGAGCGGAAATGTTGATGATGGTTATACCGCTCGTGATGCTGCATGGTATAAGAATATTTATGGTCGGGCTATAACTTTTGCATATCAAAGAGGAACTACCGTTATTACATCTGCCGGTAATGCAGCTACTGATTATGATCACAGTGCCGATTTAATGCATTTACCTTCGGGTGCTGCACATGCACTTTCAATATCAGCCACTGCACCTGTAGGGTGGGCAGCTGATCCTTCAACCAACCTTGATGTTTTTGCTGGATATTCTAATTATGGTCAGTCTGCCATCGACTTTGCTGCTCCAGGTGGTAACTGGGATTACTGGTATGAAGTGGGTTATGCCCCTTGTACAGTTATAGGAATAACACGTTATTGCTTTGTTTTTGACTATGTATTCAGTACTGGTGGTAATGGTGGTTGGTATTGGTCAGTCGGAACAAGTATGGCTGCGCCACATGCTACCGGAGTTGCTGCTCTAATTATTGGTAAAAATGGAGGTTCAATGGAACCTGGTGAGGTTAAAGAAGCCTTAAAAGCCTCAGCCGATGATCTTGGGAAACCCGGTAATGATGACTTTTATGGTCAAGGCCGTGTCAATGCTTTTAGAGCTGTGACAGAATAA
- the lpxD gene encoding UDP-3-O-(3-hydroxymyristoyl)glucosamine N-acyltransferase → MKSYTINEINDILKGELIGGTDKLIDAPEQLEKAKSNHITIVGNRKYVKLWDSSEACAAIVDEKLKVEPGDNRALIKVRNADLAMAKVLELFAPAPPVFEEEIHPTATIHESAKLGKGCKIGAGCYIGKDVVLGNAVVLYPNVTILDETTVGDATVFWSGTIIRERTEIGALCIFQNNVSIGADGFGYRPAEDGRGLVKIPQIGNVVIGNAVEIGANSCVDRGKFSSTIIGDGCKIDNLVQIGHNSVMGRACIMAGHSGLAGSVTLGDGVIIGGSASIKDHTTIGSGATVGAGSGVVGDVEAGKTVLGYPALDSRETLKQWVALRKLGRGKSL, encoded by the coding sequence GTGAAATCATATACAATCAATGAAATCAATGACATCCTAAAAGGTGAATTAATTGGTGGAACAGATAAATTAATTGATGCTCCGGAACAGTTGGAGAAGGCAAAAAGTAATCATATTACTATTGTTGGAAATAGAAAATATGTAAAACTATGGGATTCATCTGAAGCATGTGCTGCAATTGTAGACGAAAAATTAAAGGTTGAACCCGGAGATAACCGCGCTTTGATAAAGGTAAGAAATGCGGATTTGGCAATGGCTAAAGTATTAGAGCTGTTTGCTCCTGCGCCTCCTGTTTTTGAAGAAGAAATTCACCCTACTGCAACAATACACGAATCTGCAAAACTTGGCAAAGGATGTAAAATTGGCGCAGGATGTTACATAGGAAAAGATGTTGTACTAGGAAATGCTGTAGTTCTGTATCCTAATGTTACAATACTGGATGAAACAACAGTTGGAGATGCCACTGTTTTTTGGTCAGGAACGATAATCAGAGAACGTACAGAGATTGGGGCTCTATGTATTTTTCAAAACAATGTCAGTATAGGAGCAGATGGTTTTGGATATCGTCCGGCTGAAGATGGCAGAGGCCTTGTGAAAATTCCACAGATTGGAAATGTAGTTATAGGTAATGCGGTTGAAATCGGAGCTAATTCATGTGTTGACCGCGGTAAGTTTAGTTCTACCATAATCGGTGATGGCTGTAAAATAGATAATCTGGTGCAAATAGGTCATAATTCTGTTATGGGCCGTGCATGTATTATGGCAGGTCATAGTGGACTTGCGGGTTCTGTCACCCTTGGTGATGGTGTTATAATTGGAGGTAGTGCATCAATCAAAGATCACACTACAATTGGTTCGGGAGCAACAGTTGGTGCCGGGTCGGGTGTTGTTGGTGATGTTGAAGCCGGTAAAACAGTTTTAGGATATCCTGCTCTTGACTCCAGAGAAACTCTGAAACAATGGGTGGCTCTTCGTAAATTAGGACGGGGGAAAAGTTTGTAA
- a CDS encoding CvpA family protein: MEYNYLDIIIGAILIYGLIRGIMKGLIVEIASLLAIILGAWGAIHFSDLIGNFLGDKFDWDEKYLSLVAFTLTFVIIVIVVSILGKVLTGFASIIALGWLNRLLGGVFGLAKTAFIVSVLLNILLQINSKLEFIEPKTLKESLLYEDVSMIAPSILPMIMDIEIQEWWDKAYEKVEDKIIENI; this comes from the coding sequence ATGGAATACAATTATTTGGATATAATTATCGGAGCTATTCTAATTTACGGCCTAATCAGGGGAATAATGAAAGGATTGATCGTTGAAATAGCATCTTTACTTGCGATTATTTTAGGAGCCTGGGGTGCTATTCATTTTTCTGATCTTATTGGTAATTTTCTTGGAGATAAATTCGATTGGGATGAAAAATACCTTTCGCTTGTTGCATTTACACTAACTTTCGTGATTATTGTTATTGTGGTTTCTATTCTGGGTAAAGTTCTGACAGGTTTTGCTTCTATTATAGCACTAGGTTGGTTGAACAGACTGTTAGGAGGAGTTTTTGGACTTGCTAAAACGGCATTTATAGTTAGTGTTTTATTAAATATACTTCTTCAGATAAATAGTAAATTAGAGTTTATTGAGCCAAAAACGTTAAAAGAATCGCTTTTATATGAAGATGTCTCTATGATTGCTCCATCAATTTTACCGATGATTATGGATATAGAAATTCAGGAATGGTGGGATAAAGCCTATGAGAAAGTAGAAGACAAAATAATTGAAAATATATAA
- the pheS gene encoding phenylalanine--tRNA ligase subunit alpha, producing the protein MLGRVKELIAEVEAFEAKEVSQVEEFRIKFLGKKGVMNDLFKEFKNVEPSSKKEFGQLLNELKSKTEEKVNSAKEALEATEDAKSVFGDLTRPAQPLNLGSRHPISIVRNRIVEIFNRIGFTVSEGPEIEDDWHNFTALNLPEYHPARDMQDTFFVQTNPDELLRTHTSSVQVRYMEDHKPPIRTISPGRVFRNEAISARAHCIFHQVEGLYIDENVSFADLKQTLMYFAKELFGKSKIRLRPSYFPFTEPSAEVDIYWGLETETDYRITKGTGWLEIMGCGMVDPNVLKNANIDPEKYSGYAFGMGIERIAMLLYQIGDIRHFFENDVRFLEQFKADLK; encoded by the coding sequence ATGTTAGGAAGAGTAAAAGAGTTAATAGCTGAAGTTGAAGCGTTCGAGGCAAAGGAAGTATCACAGGTTGAAGAATTCAGAATAAAGTTCCTTGGGAAAAAGGGAGTAATGAATGACCTGTTTAAGGAATTCAAAAATGTTGAGCCCTCATCAAAAAAAGAGTTTGGCCAGTTACTGAATGAGCTTAAAAGTAAGACTGAGGAGAAAGTTAATTCTGCAAAAGAGGCTTTGGAGGCTACTGAGGACGCAAAAAGTGTTTTTGGTGATTTAACTCGTCCGGCACAGCCATTAAATCTAGGATCTCGTCATCCAATATCTATTGTAAGAAACAGAATTGTGGAGATCTTTAACAGAATTGGATTTACAGTTTCTGAAGGTCCTGAAATTGAGGATGACTGGCATAATTTTACAGCATTAAACTTACCTGAATACCACCCGGCACGTGATATGCAGGATACTTTCTTTGTGCAAACAAATCCTGACGAGTTGTTGCGTACTCACACATCATCTGTACAGGTTCGCTACATGGAAGATCATAAGCCTCCTATCCGTACTATATCTCCGGGACGTGTATTTCGTAATGAAGCTATTTCAGCGAGAGCTCACTGTATTTTCCATCAGGTAGAAGGACTGTATATTGATGAAAATGTATCGTTTGCCGATCTTAAGCAAACCTTGATGTATTTTGCAAAAGAGTTGTTTGGAAAGTCTAAGATTAGATTACGTCCTTCTTATTTTCCATTTACAGAGCCAAGCGCCGAGGTAGATATTTATTGGGGACTGGAAACAGAAACTGATTACCGTATAACAAAAGGAACCGGTTGGTTAGAGATCATGGGATGTGGTATGGTTGATCCTAATGTGTTGAAAAATGCAAATATTGATCCTGAGAAATACAGTGGTTATGCTTTCGGTATGGGAATAGAGCGTATAGCTATGTTGCTTTATCAAATTGGAGATATTCGTCATTTCTTTGAGAATGATGTTCGTTTTCTGGAGCAATTTAAAGCGGATTTAAAATAA